From the genome of Limisalsivibrio acetivorans, one region includes:
- the mrtJ gene encoding JDVT-CTERM system glutamic-type intramembrane protease MrtJ: MKRERLTAAAFIAGLSYFAFRIIFTGAEFRFDGQKVFHFLILAPVAEELFFRGVVQDYAERRINGGLWGLTYGNLGTSVLFSAMHLITSSPLHSALVYIPSLIFGRLYTEYRSVYIPILIHSFYNLNVMIT, translated from the coding sequence ATGAAACGGGAGAGACTCACCGCCGCCGCATTCATAGCGGGACTTTCATATTTTGCTTTCAGGATCATCTTCACCGGGGCGGAGTTCCGGTTCGATGGCCAGAAGGTCTTCCATTTCCTCATCCTCGCCCCCGTTGCCGAGGAGCTTTTCTTCCGTGGTGTGGTTCAGGATTATGCCGAAAGGCGGATTAATGGGGGTTTATGGGGGCTTACATATGGAAATCTAGGCACATCTGTGCTCTTTTCCGCCATGCATCTTATAACATCCTCCCCCCTGCATTCCGCCCTTGTGTACATACCTTCGCTTATCTTCGGGAGGCTCTATACAGAGTACCGCAGTGTGTATATCCCCATCCTTATACATTCTTTTTATAATCTGAATGTAATGATCACTTGA
- the murB gene encoding UDP-N-acetylmuramate dehydrogenase, translating to MNIQEGVSLKKYCSYGVGGESRYFCAPSTTDQLKSCLHFVNDHSIPLAIIGYGSNVLISDQGFSGLVLTLRNLNRLIFKKHEKIFVGAGVLLDSMILYTIRSYMSGAESLSGIPGSVGGAIGMNAGAFGTEIKDIVTRIDLVNLEGESYSINSSEAGFAYRKAANISGSIVTSAEFNLAEGDGTALMAKRKDILNRRAEKQPLEFRSCGSVFKRPEGSYAGALIEKCGLKGKTHGGAMVSPKHANFIVNTGDASADDIRSLILFVKETVKKETGYELEEEVKYLGFE from the coding sequence ATGAACATTCAAGAGGGTGTTAGTCTAAAAAAGTACTGTTCCTATGGTGTTGGGGGTGAGTCGAGGTACTTCTGTGCACCGTCAACTACTGATCAACTTAAGAGCTGTCTACACTTCGTAAACGATCATTCTATACCATTGGCAATAATAGGATACGGGAGCAACGTCCTTATTTCTGATCAAGGTTTTTCCGGCCTTGTTCTCACACTACGGAACTTGAATCGGCTTATTTTCAAAAAACATGAGAAAATTTTCGTTGGAGCGGGAGTTTTGCTTGACTCAATGATCTTATATACTATAAGATCTTACATGAGCGGTGCAGAGTCGCTCAGCGGGATCCCTGGAAGTGTCGGCGGGGCGATCGGGATGAATGCGGGAGCATTCGGAACGGAGATCAAAGACATTGTAACGAGAATCGATCTCGTTAATCTGGAGGGTGAGAGCTATTCGATCAACTCATCCGAAGCAGGGTTCGCATACCGCAAAGCAGCGAATATCTCCGGTAGCATTGTAACGAGTGCTGAATTTAACTTGGCAGAAGGTGACGGGACAGCACTGATGGCCAAGAGAAAAGATATTCTTAACAGACGCGCAGAAAAACAGCCCCTTGAGTTTCGCTCATGCGGGTCGGTCTTCAAAAGGCCGGAAGGCAGCTACGCCGGTGCTTTAATCGAGAAATGCGGGCTGAAGGGAAAAACCCACGGCGGTGCAATGGTTTCCCCTAAGCATGCAAACTTCATTGTGAATACCGGAGATGCTTCGGCGGACGATATACGTTCGCTGATACTTTTTGTTAAGGAAACTGTAAAAAAAGAAACGGGCTATGAACTCGAAGAGGAGGTGAAATACCTCGGCTTCGAATAA
- the gspN gene encoding type II secretion system protein GspN, whose amino-acid sequence MIKKSAIAIAIFLLSVLVFTPMFFPWNTVAEYYIRKAVSDNRIPARIDSIKAGPGGAVISGISIEDIEITQIRADYSLLSVITKSADVSVNSPLGTIETSIDSGSVEARGLLDMKNIGSLLNQSLDGDMAVQLNMNLNEQTGDIVLTSDSFTVPTDFGPMPLKNLRGEGTINKNTIDVTSLTSEGNAKLDITGKITINTRDIGRSMMNMSGTVDVMGAKQNITARGLVRNPRITAR is encoded by the coding sequence ATGATCAAGAAATCTGCCATCGCTATCGCCATATTTCTGCTGAGTGTACTTGTATTTACCCCCATGTTCTTCCCATGGAACACCGTGGCGGAGTATTATATCCGCAAGGCTGTGAGTGATAACCGCATACCTGCAAGGATAGATAGTATCAAGGCAGGCCCGGGCGGAGCAGTAATAAGCGGCATCAGCATTGAAGATATCGAAATAACACAGATAAGGGCGGACTACTCTCTCCTTTCCGTAATAACCAAGAGTGCGGATGTATCCGTAAATTCCCCCCTCGGCACAATCGAGACATCCATCGACTCAGGTAGTGTTGAGGCCAGAGGACTGCTGGACATGAAAAACATCGGCTCACTTTTGAACCAGAGTCTTGATGGTGATATGGCAGTTCAGCTGAACATGAACCTCAATGAGCAGACAGGGGATATCGTCCTCACATCCGACTCCTTCACCGTTCCCACAGACTTCGGCCCCATGCCGCTCAAAAACCTTCGTGGAGAGGGAACGATCAATAAGAATACTATCGACGTCACAAGCCTAACCTCCGAAGGGAATGCAAAGCTCGACATAACTGGCAAAATAACAATAAACACCAGAGACATCGGTCGCTCTATGATGAATATGAGCGGGACAGTAGACGTAATGGGAGCAAAGCAGAACATCACAGCCAGAGGCCTGGTTCGTAATCCAAGGATTACAGCCAGATAA
- a CDS encoding prepilin-type N-terminal cleavage/methylation domain-containing protein has translation MRDRRGFTLAELVIAVAVAAHVLVAAYGIFRSIIDTRDFSVSSSEAAVLNVKLTKVLSADFRQAVRGSVEAVSFLDDFKLVMETHNSLFFNGAIPVEVSYYVEDDDLFREERMPLMDFVDKMVIIPSVEDYEVLFHDGDEYSENAPAEVRLVRMSLRAGGRLIESVAGSYHDNTYINAEGIGQ, from the coding sequence ATGAGAGATAGACGGGGATTCACCCTTGCGGAACTGGTTATCGCAGTTGCTGTGGCTGCCCATGTACTCGTGGCGGCTTACGGGATTTTCCGTTCAATCATCGATACCAGAGACTTCTCCGTATCATCCTCCGAAGCGGCGGTTCTTAATGTTAAGCTGACAAAGGTCCTGTCCGCCGATTTCCGTCAGGCGGTTCGGGGGAGCGTTGAGGCGGTCAGCTTTCTGGACGATTTCAAGCTTGTTATGGAGACCCACAACTCCCTCTTCTTCAACGGCGCAATACCCGTTGAGGTATCCTACTACGTAGAGGATGACGATCTTTTCAGGGAGGAGCGGATGCCCCTCATGGATTTTGTGGACAAGATGGTTATCATCCCCTCTGTGGAGGACTACGAGGTCCTCTTCCACGACGGGGATGAGTACTCGGAGAACGCCCCCGCAGAGGTGCGCTTAGTGCGCATGAGCCTAAGAGCCGGCGGAAGGCTTATCGAGTCCGTGGCGGGGAGCTACCACGACAACACATACATCAATGCAGAGGGGATAGGGCAGTGA
- a CDS encoding general secretion pathway protein GspK gives MNRRGSVLVFVLIFISFAVSVVLFMHERSGESLAETASLQEEYQTSIFAMTAVEAIRELLEDDGNNYDDAGEDWGLLPMIPIPGGYVSISIKPLNGRLNLNMLDEEQDEEGERILAGCVHILEELDINADTCAMIKDWLDTDSEMTAGGEESFRYDAEGKEYLTKNGALETLHELRYINRAGEHYGELAQYFTIGGDSKVNLNFVSEEVLAGAVPALEPYAGDIIKYREQHVYKDVSNIREAAEIPDDIYNDNLKYLSVKSSLFYVKTEVTLGENSRFYHVLLQRNGKKTKLLKYIEGTDAPFF, from the coding sequence GTGAACAGGCGTGGAAGCGTACTCGTATTCGTGCTTATATTCATATCCTTCGCCGTGAGTGTTGTTCTCTTCATGCATGAGCGAAGTGGTGAATCACTCGCCGAAACGGCATCTCTACAGGAGGAATACCAGACCTCCATCTTCGCCATGACGGCCGTAGAGGCTATTCGAGAGCTACTTGAAGATGACGGCAACAACTACGACGATGCCGGCGAGGACTGGGGACTGCTCCCCATGATACCCATACCCGGCGGGTACGTCTCCATCTCCATAAAACCCCTTAACGGAAGGCTCAACCTGAACATGCTTGATGAAGAACAGGATGAAGAGGGTGAACGAATTCTGGCTGGATGTGTCCATATACTAGAGGAACTGGATATCAATGCTGATACCTGCGCCATGATAAAAGACTGGCTCGACACCGACAGCGAGATGACAGCAGGCGGCGAGGAAAGTTTTCGCTATGATGCTGAAGGTAAAGAATATTTAACCAAGAACGGAGCACTTGAAACGCTCCACGAATTAAGGTATATCAATAGAGCGGGCGAGCATTACGGCGAGCTTGCACAGTATTTCACAATCGGCGGCGACAGCAAAGTGAACCTGAACTTTGTGAGCGAGGAGGTCCTCGCAGGCGCCGTCCCCGCACTGGAGCCCTATGCGGGTGATATTATCAAGTACAGGGAACAGCACGTTTACAAGGATGTTTCGAACATACGTGAAGCGGCTGAAATCCCCGATGATATCTACAACGACAACCTGAAATATCTATCAGTAAAAAGTTCTTTATTTTACGTAAAGACTGAAGTAACCTTGGGTGAAAACAGCCGCTTCTACCACGTTTTATTACAAAGGAACGGCAAAAAAACTAAACTTTTAAAGTATATTGAAGGTACAGATGCCCCCTTCTTCTGA
- a CDS encoding type II secretion system protein, which translates to MNRRGFTLVELIIVMLILGIGAMTVTPIMVEKAVGVPEEVKFFNEILAELEKEAVELGRPVQLRGFQGSANVVMPDGERRSIPGVDTVSNITINDVEPASNEYIIHIYPKHICDHFIIEFGEERSLESLPLLLKTRIVK; encoded by the coding sequence ATGAACAGACGGGGATTCACCCTCGTTGAGCTTATTATTGTTATGCTCATCCTCGGGATAGGTGCCATGACCGTAACGCCGATTATGGTGGAGAAGGCCGTGGGCGTTCCCGAGGAGGTTAAGTTCTTTAATGAGATACTTGCAGAACTCGAGAAGGAAGCCGTTGAGCTGGGCAGACCCGTTCAGCTCAGGGGTTTTCAGGGTTCTGCAAATGTTGTTATGCCCGACGGTGAACGCAGAAGCATCCCCGGCGTGGATACAGTTTCAAACATTACTATCAACGATGTGGAGCCGGCATCTAACGAATACATAATACATATTTATCCCAAACATATATGCGATCATTTCATTATAGAATTCGGCGAAGAACGATCCCTCGAATCACTTCCGCTCCTTCTTAAAACAAGGATAGTTAAATGA
- a CDS encoding prepilin-type N-terminal cleavage/methylation domain-containing protein, with protein sequence MKKGFTLLEILIALALLSLGMMGIYTLIRQSLEFNSYSQEKIRLLGRGYERVILLLNDTSGLEEKVTFDNITYTFDIDKSPTMLQNIEECVLTVEDGTSSATLVYYER encoded by the coding sequence ATGAAAAAAGGATTTACACTGCTCGAGATTCTTATCGCACTCGCCCTGCTCTCCCTCGGCATGATGGGGATATACACCCTTATCCGTCAGTCGCTGGAGTTCAACAGCTATTCACAGGAGAAGATCCGCCTTCTCGGAAGGGGATACGAAAGGGTTATCCTCCTCCTTAATGACACATCGGGACTGGAGGAAAAGGTTACCTTCGACAATATAACCTACACCTTCGACATAGATAAAAGCCCCACAATGCTCCAGAATATTGAGGAATGTGTTCTGACCGTTGAGGACGGTACATCCTCCGCCACACTGGTGTACTATGAGAGATAG
- a CDS encoding S-methyl-5'-thioinosine phosphorylase: MKIGIMGGSGLYEIEGFNFIGEEKVLTDWGEPSDTYRHFTFGGVDFYFLNRHGRKHDMPPHSVNYRANIAGFKKLGIERMLAFTAVGGIKGVKPGDVVIPDNAIDHTSGRAHTFYDRGLIHHIDFTAPFCPELRAMLNSCAGAASVPVKDGGTYICTNGPRLETAAEIRYFDIIGADIVGMTLFPEAPLAREMEICYANTSVITNYAAGTTENKLTTDEVVETMKGSMDKIRSIVTKLPEYYSVDRECACQDALAGTKISK; this comes from the coding sequence ATGAAGATAGGAATCATGGGCGGAAGCGGCCTCTATGAGATCGAAGGGTTCAACTTTATAGGCGAAGAGAAGGTTTTGACTGATTGGGGTGAACCCTCGGATACCTACAGGCACTTCACCTTCGGAGGCGTAGATTTCTATTTCCTCAACCGTCACGGCCGTAAGCATGATATGCCCCCGCACTCAGTAAACTACAGAGCAAATATAGCCGGATTTAAGAAGCTGGGTATAGAAAGGATGCTCGCCTTCACCGCAGTGGGGGGAATAAAGGGGGTTAAGCCGGGTGATGTCGTCATCCCCGACAACGCCATAGACCACACCTCCGGCAGGGCACACACATTCTATGACAGGGGGCTTATCCATCACATAGACTTCACAGCGCCCTTCTGCCCAGAGCTCAGAGCTATGCTTAATTCATGTGCCGGTGCTGCATCCGTTCCTGTAAAGGATGGCGGAACGTACATCTGCACGAACGGGCCACGCCTTGAGACTGCGGCGGAGATCAGGTATTTCGACATCATCGGTGCGGATATCGTCGGTATGACGCTCTTTCCCGAGGCACCGCTGGCAAGGGAGATGGAGATCTGTTACGCAAACACTAGCGTAATAACCAATTACGCCGCCGGAACAACAGAGAACAAGCTCACCACCGATGAGGTTGTGGAGACGATGAAGGGGAGCATGGATAAGATACGCTCCATCGTCACAAAACTCCCTGAATACTACTCGGTAGATAGAGAATGCGCATGTCAGGATGCCCTTGCAGGCACAAAAATCAGCAAATAG
- the gspG gene encoding type II secretion system major pseudopilin GspG — protein sequence MKSRKGFTIIEVLVVIVILGLLATFLVPKIMDKPDEARVAKAKNDILAIDSALKMYKLDNGVYPTTEQGLEALVEKPEIEPIPKNYRKGGYLDSSNAPTDPWENPYVYRSPGDDDRDYDIISLGSDGKEGGEEYASDIKSYEIK from the coding sequence ATGAAAAGCAGAAAAGGCTTCACAATTATTGAGGTGCTTGTGGTTATCGTTATCCTCGGACTGCTCGCCACCTTCCTTGTTCCTAAAATCATGGACAAACCGGATGAAGCCAGAGTAGCCAAGGCAAAGAACGATATCCTTGCCATTGATTCCGCACTTAAGATGTATAAGCTCGACAACGGTGTATACCCCACCACAGAGCAGGGTCTTGAGGCCCTCGTGGAGAAGCCCGAGATAGAGCCTATCCCTAAGAACTACCGCAAAGGTGGGTATCTCGATTCCTCAAACGCTCCCACCGATCCATGGGAGAATCCCTATGTTTACAGGAGCCCCGGCGATGACGATCGTGATTACGACATCATCTCACTCGGTTCCGACGGCAAAGAGGGTGGCGAGGAATACGCATCCGACATTAAGAGCTACGAGATCAAATAG